CGGGCGGGGCGTTATCGGGCCTTTGCGAAAGCGCTGCTGCCGTCCGCCTGAAATCAGCCGCCCAGCACGCCCAGGTGTTCCAGGAGGATCATCGTGCCCAGTCCGATCAGGGCCACGCCGCCCACGATCTCGGCCGCCTTGCCGAACTTGAGGCCCACGGCCCGGCCGATCAGCATGCCGAGGGTGGTCAGGACGAAGGTGGTGAAGCCGATCGAGGCGGCGATCACCCAGATGTTGGCGCCGATGAAGGCCAGGCCCACGCCGACAGCCGCCGCGTCGATGCTGGTGCCGATGGCGGTTGCGATCAAGGCCCACGGGCCTGAGCGGCGGGGCGCGGCGTCTTCGTCGGCGTCTCGCGGCTTGGCGCCCTCCCAGATCATCTTGCCGCCCACGATCAGCAGCAGGGTGAAGGCGATCCAGTGATCGATCTTCTCGACCAGTCCGGCGGCGATGAGGCCCAGCCCCCAGCCGATCAACGGCGTGATGGCTTCGATGACGCCGAACACCAGTCCGGCCTTGACGGCGGCCGGCACGGTCGGTCGGTGAGACGCCCCCCGCCCCACGGCGGCCGCGAAGGCGTCCGTGGACATGCTGAGGGACAGGACGGCGATGGCTCCTGGGGTCATGCGAATC
Above is a genomic segment from Candidatus Brevundimonas colombiensis containing:
- a CDS encoding manganese efflux pump MntP family protein, with amino-acid sequence MTPGAIAVLSLSMSTDAFAAAVGRGASHRPTVPAAVKAGLVFGVIEAITPLIGWGLGLIAAGLVEKIDHWIAFTLLLIVGGKMIWEGAKPRDADEDAAPRRSGPWALIATAIGTSIDAAAVGVGLAFIGANIWVIAASIGFTTFVLTTLGMLIGRAVGLKFGKAAEIVGGVALIGLGTMILLEHLGVLGG